A genome region from Glycine max cultivar Williams 82 chromosome 5, Glycine_max_v4.0, whole genome shotgun sequence includes the following:
- the LOC100798005 gene encoding ABC transporter I family member 6, chloroplastic-like — protein MALSLPTHPSPTVNPLRRSPKPTLRRVNHRVCVASAATPLLQVNDLRAKIVESNVDILHGVNLTINQGEVHAIMGKNGSGKSTFAKVLVGHPDYEVTGGSVVFKGENLLEMEPEERSLAGLFMSFQSPVEIPGVSIDLFLAMAYNARMKKLGRDEVGPIEFLPYLMEKLQLVNMKPDFLNRNVNQGFSGGERKRNEILQLAVLGADLAILDEIDSGLDVDALRDVANAVNRILTPEKSLLMITHYRRILDLLNPTHVHVMDKGKIARTGDISVVEAIESDGYEAVSALT, from the exons ATGGCGTTATCCCTTCCCACCCACCCTTCTCCCACCGTTAATCCTCTCCGACGATCCCCAAAACCCACCCTCCGCCGCGTCAACCACCGCGTTTGCGTGGCCAGCGCCGCCACTCCCCTCCTCCAAGTCAATGACTTGAGGGCCAAGATTGTCGAATCCAACGTTGACATTCTCCACGGCGTTAACCTCACCATCAACCAAGGAGAGGTCCACGCCATCATGGGGAAAAACGGTTCCGGCAAAAGCACTTTCGCCAAG GTTCTTGTGGGGCACCCAGATTATGAAGTAACCGGAGGCAGTGTTGTTTTCAAGGGGGAGAATTTGCTTGAGATGGAACCTGAAGAAAGGTCTCTTGCGGGTCTCTTCATGAGTTTTCAATCCCCTGTTGAAATCCCCGGTGTTTCCATTGATCTGTTTCTCGCCATGGCCTACAATGCTCGAATGAAAAAACTTGGTCGAGATGAGGTTGGACCAATCGAG TTTTTACCTTACCTGATGGAGAAGCTTCAGCTTGTTAACATGAAGCCTGACTTTCTCAATAGGAATGTGAACCAAGGGTTTAGTGGCGGTGAACGCAAGCGCAATGAAATCTTGCAGCTTGCGGTTTTGGGGGCGGACTTGGCTATTTTGGATGAAATTGATTCTGGTTTGGATGTTGATGCGCTCAGGGATGTTGCGAATGCAGTTAATAGGATTCTCACCCCAGAAAAGTCCTTGTTGATGATAACTCATTATAGACGGATTCTGGATCTTTTGAATCCTACACATGTCCATGTTATG GACAAAGGGAAAATTGCAAGGACAGGCGACATATCAGTGGTAGAAGCTATTGAGTCAGATGGATATGAAGCAGTCTCTGCTTTAACATAA